Within Amycolatopsis sp. FDAARGOS 1241, the genomic segment AACGCGCCGAAACTGGGTGAGCCGCGAGTACCAGCAGACCGAAGACCTGCACTCGCAGACGCTCACGGTCGACGCCGGTCTCGAGTTCCTGGGCCGCAACCACACCGAAGACGACTGGCTGCTGCAGATCGAGTGCTTCGACCCGCACGAGCCGTTCTTCACCTACGACAAGTACCTGGAGCTGTTCGAAAGCGGGTACGCGGGCCGCCACTTCGACTGGCCTGCTTACAAAAAGGTCGTCGAGAGCGACGCGGAAGCCGAGCACCTGCGCCACAGCTACCTGGCGCTGCTGGCGATGTGCGACCACTCCCTCGGCCGCGTGCTCGATTTCCTCGACGAGCACGACATGTGGCGCGACACGATGCTCGTGGTCTGCACCGACCACGGCTTCCTGCTCGGCGAGCACGGCTGGTGGGGCAAGAGCGTGCAACCGTGGTACGACGAGAACATCCACACTCCCCTGTTCGTCTGGGACCCGCGTCATCCGGCCGCCGGCGAAACCCGGGCCAGTCTGGTCCAGACCATCGACTTGGCGCCGACGCTGCTGGAATACTTCGGCTTGGAGCCGACGCCGGACATGCAGGGGCGGCCGCTGGCCTCCGTGCTGGCCGAAGATCACGCGATCCACGAGGGCGCGTTGTTCGGCTCTGCGGGCGGGCACGTCAACGTCACCGACGGCCGGTACGTCTACCTGCGCAACACCGTGAACCCGGACAACCGGCCGCTGTTCGACTACACGCTGATGCCGACCCACATGCACGCCCCGTTCTCGCCGGCCGAACTGCGCGACGCGGAACTCGTCGACGGATTCGGCTTCACCAAGGGCGTGCCGGTGCTGAGGGTTCCCGGGTGGACGTTCGGCAACCCGTACCCGTTCGGCACGATGCTGTTCGACCTCGAGACCGACCCGGGGCAGCAGTCGCCGCTGAGCGACCCCACACTCGAGCTGCGCATGATCGAGCTCCTGGTGAAGCTGATGCGTGAAACCGAGGCACCGGCCGAGCAGTACCAGCGCCTCGGGCTGCCCGCGACCGGCCCCGTCACCGAGGAGCACCTGCTCGCCGACGCGCAACGCGACCTCGTCGACGCCGCCGCGCGCCCGCCCGTGCGCCGCGCGGACCTCTCCCCCGACGCGCTCGTCGCCACGGTCCCGATCCGCGAGCTGTTCCGCGTTCCCAAGGCCCGCGCGGCGATCCTGCCGGTGCTGCCACGGCTCGACACCCCGACCGGGCGGACGATGCTGGTGCACCTCACCGTCGTCGACGTCGCGGCCATGCACCCGGACCTCGACCCAGCCGCGGTGTACGAACTGGAGGAAACACTGAGCGGGCTCTGCGGGGTGCGCGCTACTTGAGCTCGATGTCCGCCCACAGCGGGAGGTCCGCGACCGAGGTACCCACCGCGACGGTGAACCCGCTCGGTTCGTAGTGCCAGCCGCCGGGTTGCCAGTCCGCGAAAGCGCGGGCGGGCAGCGTCACCGTGACCGGCACGGATTCGCCCGGTGCCGCCTCGACGGTGGTGAACCCGGCGAGCCAGCGGACCGGCCGGTCGACCGCGGAGTCCGGGCGCGCCAGGTAGACCTGCACGACCTGCTTGCCCGCCCGAGCGCCCGTGTTGGTCGCGGTGAGCTCGACCTCCGCGGTGCCACCGGCGGACACCGCCGGGCTGACGCGCAGACCGTCGAGCGACCAGGTCGTGTAGCCGAGCCCGAAACCGAAGGGGTACGCGGGTTCCCGGCCGGACTTGAGCCAGGCGCGGTAACCGACGTGGATGCCTTCGGTGTAACGCAGGGCATCGTCGACCGGGGTTACGTCGAGCACGGGGACGTCCATCGTGGCCGGCCAGGTCGTGGGCAGGCGGCCGCCGGGTTCGCGCGCGCCGAGCAGCACGTCGGCGAGGGCGTGACCCATTTCCTGGCCACCGAAGTAGGGTACGAGCACCGCCGCGACGTCCGCGCGCCATGGCAGCAGCACCGGCGAGCCGGAGTTCACGACGACGACCGTCGGGGTACCGGTGGCGGCGACGGCGCGGACGAGGGTGTCCTGGTGACCGGGCAGGGCGAGGTCGGTGCGGTCGTGGCCTTCCGACTCGACGGCGGAGTTGGTGCCCACCACGATGATCGCGAGGTCCGCGCACGACGCCGTGT encodes:
- a CDS encoding sulfatase: MRAIVLMFDTLNRRHLEPYGSTEGRTPNFTRLAQHSTRFTHCYAGSMPCMPARRELHTGRYNFLHRSWGPLEPFDDSAPQLLRGAGVYTHLVTDHYHYWEDGGLTYHNRFDSYEFFRGQEGDGWKGHVADPVTPDTINAKNPRTRRNWVSREYQQTEDLHSQTLTVDAGLEFLGRNHTEDDWLLQIECFDPHEPFFTYDKYLELFESGYAGRHFDWPAYKKVVESDAEAEHLRHSYLALLAMCDHSLGRVLDFLDEHDMWRDTMLVVCTDHGFLLGEHGWWGKSVQPWYDENIHTPLFVWDPRHPAAGETRASLVQTIDLAPTLLEYFGLEPTPDMQGRPLASVLAEDHAIHEGALFGSAGGHVNVTDGRYVYLRNTVNPDNRPLFDYTLMPTHMHAPFSPAELRDAELVDGFGFTKGVPVLRVPGWTFGNPYPFGTMLFDLETDPGQQSPLSDPTLELRMIELLVKLMRETEAPAEQYQRLGLPATGPVTEEHLLADAQRDLVDAAARPPVRRADLSPDALVATVPIRELFRVPKARAAILPVLPRLDTPTGRTMLVHLTVVDVAAMHPDLDPAAVYELEETLSGLCGVRAT
- a CDS encoding glycoside hydrolase family 3 C-terminal domain-containing protein, with the translated sequence MLLANNGILPLATANLTRVAVLGHNAALARTQGGGSATVIPDHVVSPLDGLRAALPDVEVNYALGAVVQEGVAPFAPEEITHPETGEPGLLVRFLDRDGAELYREDRRAASLVYLGGDAPTDEAAAVELTTTWTPGASCPVRLGFAAAGHARIDLDGELHLDGTADAGADPGAAVLSPRSAAAPVTVEAGRPVAVRLLFDRVPGEGSLGYAFGLTIGLAPPDVDPAELLAEAADTASCADLAIIVVGTNSAVESEGHDRTDLALPGHQDTLVRAVAATGTPTVVVVNSGSPVLLPWRADVAAVLVPYFGGQEMGHALADVLLGAREPGGRLPTTWPATMDVPVLDVTPVDDALRYTEGIHVGYRAWLKSGREPAYPFGFGLGYTTWSLDGLRVSPAVSAGGTAEVELTATNTGARAGKQVVQVYLARPDSAVDRPVRWLAGFTTVEAAPGESVPVTVTLPARAFADWQPGGWHYEPSGFTVAVGTSVADLPLWADIELK